A single region of the Streptomyces caelestis genome encodes:
- a CDS encoding sugar ABC transporter ATP-binding protein — MASEPPLLSMSGITKSFPGVRALDGVDLDVQAGEVHCLLGQNGAGKSTLIKVLAGAHQPDTGVIRWRGEEVTLRSPIAAMRLGIATIYQELDLVEHLSVAENVHLGHEPTAAGFVVRGKAAKEETALLLKRLGHAEIDPARLVGELSAAQQQIVSMARALSHDVRLIVMDEPSAALDPDEVDNLFRIVGDLTATGVAVVYISHRLEEIRRIGDRVTVLKDGRAVANGLPAKTTPTREVVALMTGRNVEYVFPDRPVSPPPGAPVLTVRGLSRAGEFEPLDLEIRPGEIVGLAGLVGSGRSEILETVYGARKPTSGQVLVDGRPLKPGSVRAAVRAGLGLAPEERKAQALLMLESVTRNVSVSSLSRFSRGGWIDGGAELGAARAATRELSLRPDNPSVPVRTLSGGNQQKAVLARWLLRGCKVLLLDEPTRGVDVGARAELYAVVRRLADEGLAVLLVSSEVPEVLGLADRVLVLREGRVVHTAPARELDEHRVLDLVMEGSPAS; from the coding sequence ATGGCATCAGAACCACCGCTGCTCAGCATGTCCGGCATCACCAAGTCGTTCCCCGGAGTCCGGGCCCTCGACGGCGTGGACCTCGACGTCCAGGCCGGTGAGGTGCACTGCCTGCTCGGTCAGAACGGCGCCGGGAAGTCGACCCTCATCAAGGTCCTGGCCGGTGCCCACCAGCCCGACACCGGCGTCATCCGCTGGCGCGGCGAAGAGGTCACACTCCGCTCGCCGATCGCCGCCATGCGACTCGGCATCGCCACCATCTACCAGGAACTCGACCTGGTGGAGCACCTGTCGGTCGCCGAGAACGTCCATCTGGGGCATGAGCCGACCGCCGCCGGCTTCGTCGTCCGCGGGAAGGCGGCGAAGGAGGAAACGGCCTTACTGCTCAAGCGACTTGGTCATGCGGAGATCGATCCGGCACGGCTCGTCGGGGAGCTGTCGGCGGCGCAGCAGCAGATCGTGTCCATGGCCCGGGCGCTCTCCCACGACGTGCGGCTCATCGTGATGGACGAACCGTCCGCCGCCCTCGACCCGGACGAGGTCGACAACCTCTTCCGCATCGTCGGCGACCTCACCGCCACCGGTGTCGCCGTCGTCTACATCTCGCACCGCCTGGAGGAGATCCGGCGCATCGGCGACCGGGTGACCGTGCTCAAGGACGGGCGGGCCGTGGCGAACGGACTGCCCGCGAAGACGACCCCGACCCGCGAGGTCGTCGCCCTCATGACCGGCCGCAACGTCGAGTACGTCTTTCCCGACAGGCCCGTCTCCCCGCCGCCCGGCGCCCCGGTGCTCACCGTCCGAGGCCTGTCCCGTGCCGGGGAGTTCGAGCCTCTCGACCTGGAGATACGGCCGGGCGAGATCGTCGGCCTCGCCGGACTCGTCGGCTCGGGCCGCTCCGAGATCCTGGAGACCGTCTACGGGGCCAGGAAACCGACGTCGGGCCAGGTGCTGGTGGACGGAAGGCCCTTGAAGCCGGGCAGCGTCCGGGCCGCCGTCCGGGCCGGGCTCGGCCTCGCCCCCGAGGAACGCAAGGCACAGGCCCTGCTGATGCTGGAGTCCGTCACCCGCAACGTGTCGGTCTCCTCGCTGTCCCGCTTCTCGCGCGGCGGCTGGATCGACGGGGGCGCCGAACTCGGTGCCGCCCGGGCCGCGACCCGCGAGCTGTCGCTCAGGCCCGACAACCCGTCGGTACCCGTGCGCACCCTGTCCGGCGGCAACCAGCAGAAGGCCGTCCTGGCCCGCTGGCTGCTGCGTGGCTGCAAGGTGCTGCTGCTCGACGAACCCACCCGCGGCGTCGACGTCGGCGCCCGCGCCGAGCTGTACGCGGTCGTCCGGAGGCTGGCCGACGAGGGTCTGGCCGTGCTGCTGGTCTCCA